The Chloroflexota bacterium genome contains the following window.
TAGCGCAACCAGATAAGGGTTGCAGCAAAGCGCAGGAAACCGAGATAACGCCGAGCAAGTTTATCGAATCGAGAGAAGATGCGGCGATATTGCTTGATCTTGTTGATGAAGCACTCGACCAGGTGGCGCTCCTTGTAAAGATGGACATCGTAATAACGGGGCTCCGTTCGGTTCTTGCGGCC
Protein-coding sequences here:
- a CDS encoding IS5/IS1182 family transposase, which translates into the protein GRKNRTEPRYYDVHLYKERHLVECFINKIKQYRRIFSRFDKLARRYLGFLRFAATLIWLR